The nucleotide sequence CGCGCGCACCAGCGCGCGATGTACGAGGTAGGGACGCAACACGGCCAGCCCGTCGTAATCGCCGGTGATCTCGAGATAGTGGTTGAGAAACCGATGCCTGGCTTCGGCCAGACCGTGGGCATGCAGATCCATGAGCGTGAACGCCATGTCGTCCATGACGTCGAGCCAGCGCAATGCGGGGTCGAACTCGACGCAGTCGAAGGCCTCCCAGCGCCCGGCCCGGAAGATCAGGTTGGCCAGATGCATGTCGCCATGGCATTCGCGCACGAAACCGTCGGCCCGGCGGTGCGCGAGTTCGGGCGCCGCGTCGGCGAAGGAGTCGCGCAGCCAGGTGTTCAATGACGCGAATGCGGGGTCGGCGGCCGGATCGAGCAGCGCGGCGAGCTCGTCGAGGTTGGCCCGCGCGGCGGCCATGATCGAGTCCGCGCTGCCGTAGCGGGTTTCGGGCGGGCCGGTCGGGGCGTTTTCGTGGTAGCGGGCAATGGTGGCGGCGAGACCGTCCACGGCTTCAGCGGTGATCCGTCCGGCTCGCGCACAGGCGTCGCCCTGGGCTTCCGGGGCGAATCGCGCCATCTGGACCGCATATTCGAGCACCGGCCCGTCACCGCGAAAGCCGGGCCCGTCGTCGCCGTCGCGTATCGCCACGCAGCCGAGATAGAGGTCGGGCGCGAACCGCCGATTCAGCCGAATTTCGGCCTCGCAGCAGGCGCGCCGCCGCGCCAGCGTGCTGTAGTCCACGAACGCCAGTTTCAGTGCCTTCTTGATCTTGTAGACATAGTCGCCGGCCAGCAGCAGTGTCGAAATATGGGTGTCTATGCGCACCACCGTATCCACGGGGTGCGCATAGCATGCCGGCGAGCAGAGGGCATCGATCACCTGCTGCTGTGTCGCGCGGGCGTCGAGGCCGTCATGGTGGTCGAGGCTATCGTCCGTGGTCATGATCGCGATTCCTCCGCGCGTGGATCCTGGGCGTCGTGGCCATTGGTGAGCAGGACGGCGGCGCCTTCGAGCCGCCCGTCTCGCAGCGCGTTCAAGGCCTCGTTCGCCTGCGTCAGGTCATAGGCCGTGGTCGTGGTCTGGATCGGGATCCGGCCCGCGAGTTCGAAGAATTCCTCGCCGTCGCGGCGTGTCAGGTTGGCGACCGAGCGCAGCGTGCGCTCCTCCCAGAGC is from Salinisphaera sp. LB1 and encodes:
- a CDS encoding bifunctional aminoglycoside phosphotransferase/ATP-binding protein, coding for MTTDDSLDHHDGLDARATQQQVIDALCSPACYAHPVDTVVRIDTHISTLLLAGDYVYKIKKALKLAFVDYSTLARRRACCEAEIRLNRRFAPDLYLGCVAIRDGDDGPGFRGDGPVLEYAVQMARFAPEAQGDACARAGRITAEAVDGLAATIARYHENAPTGPPETRYGSADSIMAAARANLDELAALLDPAADPAFASLNTWLRDSFADAAPELAHRRADGFVRECHGDMHLANLIFRAGRWEAFDCVEFDPALRWLDVMDDMAFTLMDLHAHGLAEARHRFLNHYLEITGDYDGLAVLRPYLVHRALVRAKVARLTSDSPDHDQPRYLDTGHALSMERPRLVITHGVSGSGKSWAAQRVAEHFGYIRIRSDIERKRMHGICPLTHPADAPGHGLYDAQTSAATYQRLFALAQAALRGGWPVILDATFLDRDQRQAARDVAHEAGCPFHILDMDVSPETARRRIQARGTSDASDADARILDHQLANYRPLARHEREDALCTSGAFSELSALFESLEARASA